The following are from one region of the Osmerus mordax isolate fOsmMor3 chromosome 1, fOsmMor3.pri, whole genome shotgun sequence genome:
- the ccdc71 gene encoding uncharacterized protein ccdc71, with translation MNDMADIRIPQDPFSFVMREERVVERALSSWSRISSAGQTVLIEALQIFNPVSKDIADTEELVSFLQGLKEEGHKPTVLRSMDVYGYKSSTTRPLPADMHKSLEKNQRLSKKKGRKPLNKKRDIKHTSSSVVERVGSRHFSQERFKDAVTSRPPFLTVEASQVQHCLRLTNIKGLPAGHTARLQIHTDWNSVGMSADDSKHPPTRTGIPLQPSQGAGRMPTAVALLSPRMVSCPVRVDSTLIGDSAPIMFANMCDMDMTSNELGWRADGAQRGLNCSKERCMSEPMWLMNRRRDSECRLDENSLRWKVIKVDNTLSVEEMRRNAQMILQVDLSPVIKIQPLVVAYQVDHR, from the coding sequence ATGAATGATATGGCAGACATCAGAATCCCTCAAGATCCCTTCTCATTTGTCATGAGAGAAGAACGTGTAGTGGAAAGGGCCTTGAGCTCCTGGTCCAGGATTTCCTCAGCTGGACAAACTGTGCTCATTGAGGCGTTGCAGATCTTCAATCCAGTGTCCAAGGATATTGCGGATACTGAGGAGCTTGTCTCCTTTCTCCAAGGGTTAAAGGAAGAGGGACACAAACCTACAGTCTTAAGAAGTATGGATGTTTATGGGTACAAGTCATCTACAACAAGACCACTCCCTGCAGACATGCACAAATCATTAGAAAAGAACCAAAGGTTATCcaaaaagaaaggaaggaaaccTCTCAACAAGAAGAGGGACATCAAGCACACATCGTCAAGTGTAGTGGAAAGAGTTGGTTCAAGGCATTTCTCGCAAGAGCGGTTCAAGGATGCAgtcacctccagacccccatTTCTGACTGTGGAAGCATCCCAAGTGCAGCACTGCCTGAGATTGACAAATATCAAAGGCTTGCCAGCAGGACATACGGCCAGACTTCAAATTCACACAGATTGGAACTCTGTAGGAATGTCTGCTGACGACTCGAAGCATCCTCCAACACGTACAGGAATACCCCTACAGCCTTCACAGGGTGCTGGTAGAATGCCAACAGCAGTGGCCTTGCTAAGTCCAAGAATGGTCTCCTGTCCAGTCAGAGTAGACAGCACTCTCATTGGAGACTCAGCCCCCATCATGTTTGCCAATATGTGTGACATGGACATGACGAGCAATGAACTGGGATGGAGAGCTGATGGAGCACAAAGGGGGCTGAACTGTTCCAAAGAGCGGTGCATGTCCGAGCCCATGTGGCTGATGAACAGACGGCGGGATTCTGAATGCAGGCTGGATGAGAATAGTCTCAGGTGGAAAGTCATTAAGGTGGACAATACTTTATCAgttgaggagatgaggaggaatgCACAAATGATCTTGCAAGTAGATTTGTCACCTGTTATAAAGATTCAACCCCTTGTTGTGGCTTACCAAGTAGATCATAGATAA